In Aphelocoma coerulescens isolate FSJ_1873_10779 chromosome 3, UR_Acoe_1.0, whole genome shotgun sequence, a single window of DNA contains:
- the AKAP12 gene encoding A-kinase anchor protein 12 isoform X1: MGAGSSAEPAAPQDGAGAAAEPPRTPPEPLPTEDAAEPQPPAEPAKVLNASLPVPDVSEDNLKHDASPQEPLQLEAVTASKELDGQQPEVASPLQEPPREQAESPGTNVGQTEHSSVTLKEDNETMETIPSDSSTKDGVDAEKEDAHSIKQLPALEEAAEDQVSEPQSYDLGFKKVFRFVGFRFTVKKEKTGKSEPVQLLTVKKETQAPEGADDQKEVVSEETAVPEDVLSAEDNTKDTLKNEKTEDESPKIPEANEICSQPAALATETASPLRKLFTQGWTGFRKKKSFRKPKEDEQQSPVKEEEQEKEGTTLTTETSEKEEKPESEKQDEERTVTAVTTEAQEKEQTEGEMQDSGKTVAAIGVEGSEKEEVVKHDEQGQKEDLAAVAVKESAEGKKDEDDQERKLVEVSEDLGKEEEKTEEGEKENEVTEKPLKTESVVPLVTDSVNGELKTSSEVLPMGEKLESMEKCEIDDRTEIASEETLETGSLAMEVSSEQLKKSEGREGSKPALLGKETLDEKTEEAVLKMSPTAEDVAQGEALDRTTEKKESKEHETKSTLSAPELKSFSTSEHSVDAEDHQQSVKPTDEGLQGIPGTDTSDADKPDETTMEITSEEAAEKRPPEGITNEAELLSSQEKTKLQGSPLKKLFTGTGLKKLSGKKQKGKREESKSGEQGEPIQHLSDSPDSPEEQKGESSASSPEEMNETPSLEKPADGMQVTENEDATIPDVERKRETVTPWASFKKMVTPKKRVRRPSESDKEEEIDKTKSVAVSATENVVDENQEEIKENGIDQKPEKITEEPKRKVDTSVSWEAFICVGSSKKRARKSSSSDEESQKVEESGQSKETATDAVLTSSQESDQGQGNSSPEQAGSPSESEGISTWESFKRLVTPRRRSKTRMEEKTEDSVVGSSLEHSTSDGEPGKDESWVPFRKLMPGRRKKKSDGKPEPAHLKQAREDMTETAEEDSDIPAVVPLSEYEAAEQEKMEAQRAKDAEAMREGTSEEERAEKLEETLRMEQGSGGLVHAVAVSVVEEERAVSSIEERSPSWISAALTECIEQAREEEEKETLKTAEPGVTVEDAVVAAKTVPETRKDVSDDTTASELELTSEAVTALETAEASCAEETMEVSLAEETTEMVSAVSQLLETPDTTEEATPVQEVEATEQNLKDLDKQTQKVLHEVAERVKSDVAQLVSERAVTETIITTVQGPESEVKGDAKDENVVGQEAVLLEQSLEKEHKEDGPQPQQSAGTIQGQNRVEESVLPEGSEKSEIPSPMEESTEGRENVEVRDESQCQAYEKAVVEDHKEINEVQRTIEEPLSHDKEFHSIKAITPKEELFAKQEPSEQEKLPVTELTLDETRDKCAPEVKPAVQDKTEDEISSLGLTAEEAVQLEGEGRTLTVGPECAEAVVTVVPAKDEKQDGIPDSEEPVCTKGVPSRTPALREEDAVLNGVKSTEVTVPEVPLQSKGKTSALPSKTVGSEAAVDSVPILEPQCRDKTTETHSKSDETKGGKVEGAVLKSETWLESTSTVAEAPVQIEANGTSDLASACPEIVENGSAVTADTYPKKCETPSNLAGKETVGKQQELVETLNCQGFQKEDKKNEQLMEGAKEVFEDGKREAVRHDECSAAVQQEEGSDSASPQAESSGALKTPVAPAAAAGGEHVTAETATHADMAAKTVQPLATTPEQMASEEVPVSTLDCSGYETAELGSVEAPKPRVTCASMNGVSEEGERPQSTGQAEHNDIPSSCSLSPSHPEFQKHVVQSVIIESQSTKVVLNAIQSAVHKLAETEESAALESEQSINSIGKSPSDTIIPELLGSMQVDQQLPVKEEEIRNKEQELKQPEIVKTATLTESAEIHAAVEKTKDMPLTSEMLQDGQSQNSSTVVTSPEDISGGSLRLQKPALEQSTSEDSTKDTLEIHTPKLREKEVGYITEISDQHTGPQPCRESEEQPYHPPVEDGKTQMWEDDSCQEGTSCDRQSQNSVALTP; encoded by the exons TTGGACAAACAGAACATTCCAGTGTAACTTTGAAGGAAGACAATGAAACTATGGAGACAATTCCATCTGACTCAAGCACCAAGGACGGTGTAGATGCTGAGAAAGAGGATGCTCATTCAATTAAGCAGTTGCCAGCTTTGGAAGAAGCTGCAGAAGACCAGGTGTCAGAGCCACAGTCTTATGATTTAGGTTTTAAAAAGGTTTTTAGATTTGTTGGGTTCAGGTTCacagtgaagaaggaaaagacaggaaaatcGGAACCAGTTCAGCTGCTTACtgtaaaaaaggaaacacaagcccCTGAAGGAGCTGATGATCAAAAAGAAGTTGTCTCAGAAGAAACAGCAGTGCCTGAGGATGTACTCTCTGCAGAAGACAATACCAAAGatacactgaaaaatgaaaaaacagaagATGAATCTCCTAAAATACCAGAAGCAAATGAGATTTGTTCTCAGCCAGCTGCCTTAGCCACTGAAACTGCATCGCCATTAAGAAAACTTTTTACTCAAGGATGGACTGGATTtagaaaaaagaagagttttAGGAAGCCTAAAGAAGATGAACAACAGTCTCCTGTGAAGGAAGAGGAGCAAGAAAAAGAGGGAACAACATTAACAACTGAAACCAgtgaaaaggaggagaaacCTGAGTCTGAGAAGCAAGATGAAGAGAGGACTGTGACAGCAGTGACTACTGAAGCCCAGGAGAAGGAGCAAACTGAAGGTGAAATGCAGGATTCAGGAAAGACTGTGGCAGCCATAGGAGTAGAAGGAAGTGAAAAGGAAGAGGTAGTCAAGCATGATGAGCAGGGACAAAAAGAGGACCTGGCAGCAGTAGCTGTAAAAGAAagtgcagagggaaaaaaagatgaagatgatcagGAAAGAAAGCTGGTGGAAGTCTCAGAAGATCTTggtaaagaggaagaaaaaactgaagaaggagagaaagaaaatgaggtGACAGAGAAACCACTAAAAACAGAGTCAGTGGTACCTCTTGTCACTGACAGTGTGAATGGAGAATTGAAAACATCCTCAGAAGTCCTGCCTATGGGAGAAAAACTGGAGTCTATGGAAAAGTGTGAAATAGATGACAGAACTGAAATAGCCTCTGAAGAGACACTTGAAACAGGATCTCTGGCAATGGAAGTTTCTAGTGAACAGCTTAAAAAATCTGAAGGAAGAGAAGGCAGTAAACCTGCTCTACTTGGGAAAGAGACATTAGATGAAAAAACAGAGGAAGCAGTATTGAAAATGTCACCCACAGCAGAAGATGTTGCACAGGGAGAAGCTCTGGATAGAaccacagagaagaaagaaagcaaagaacaTGAAACAAAGTCAACTCTGAGTGCTCCTGAATTGAAGTCCTTTTCTACTTCTGAACATTCAGTTGACGCAGAGGATCATCAACAGTCAGTTAAACCCACTGATGAAGGACTACAGGGAATACCTGGCACAGATACAAGTGATGCTGACAAACCAGATGAAACAACCATGGAAATAACTTCTGAAGAGGCAGCTGAAAAGAGGCCTCCAGAAGGTATCACAAATGAAGCGGAGCTCCTGTCTTCTCAAGAAAAGACTAAATTACAAGGCAGCCCTTTAAAGAAACTCTTTACAGGTACTGGATTGAAGAAACTGTCTGGAAAGAAGCAGAAAGGTAAAAGAGAAGAATCTAAGTCAGGGGAACAGGGTGAACCAATTCAGCACTTATCAGATTCCCCAGACAGCCCAGAGGAACAAAAGGGGGAGAGTTCTGCTTCTTCTCCTGAGGAGATGAATGAAACTCCCTCTTTAGAAAAACCTGCAGATGGAATGCAGGTCACTGAAAATGAAGATGCCACAATTCCAGATGTGGAGCGAAAAAGAGAAACTGTTACACCTTGGGCATCATTTAAAAAGATGGTGACTCCCAAGAAACGTGTCAGAAGGCCTTCTGAAAGcgataaagaagaagaaattgaTAAGACAAAGAgtgttgcagtatctgcaaCTGAAAATGTTGTTGATGaaaatcaggaagaaataaaagaaaacggGATTGACCAGAAACCAGAGAAAATTACAGAAGAGCCCAAAAGAAAGGTTGAcacctctgtgtcctgggaagCTTTTATATGTGTAGGCTCTTCAAAGAAGAGAGCCAGGAAGTCATCATCATCTGATGAAGAAAGCCAAAAAGTAGAAGAGTCTGGACAGAGCAAAGAAACAGCAACAGATGCAGTTCTTACGAGCTCTCAAGAGAGTGATCAAGGACAGGGGAATTCTTCCCCAGAACAAGCTGGAAGCCCATCTGAAAGTGAAGGTATTTCAACATGGGAATCATTTAAAAGGTTAGTTACTCCAAGACGGAGATCTAAAACCAGAATGGAAGAGAAAACTGAAGACTCTGTTGTGGGATCTAGCCTGGAGCATTCAACATCGGATGGTGAGCCTGGAAAAGATGAATCGTGGGTTCCATTTAGAAAACTGATGCCTGGACGCAGAAAGAAAAAGTCAGATGGAAAGCCAGAACCAGCTCATCTTAAACAAGCAAGAGAAGACATGACAGAAACAGCTGAAGAAGATTCTGATATTCCAGCTGTTGTTCCTTTATCTGAATATGAAGCAGCAGAACAGGAGAAAATGGAAGCCCAACGTGCGAAGGATGCTGAAGCGATGAGAGAAGGCACCTCAGAGgaagagagagcagaaaagTTAGAGGAGACCCTAAGAATGGAGCAAGGATCTGGAGGGCTGGTGCATGCAGTTGCTGTTTCTGTTGTGGAAGAGGAAAGGGCAGTGAGCAGCATTGAGGAAAGGTCACCATCGTGGATATCTGCTGCTCTGACAGAGTGCATTGAGCAAgcaagagaagaggaagagaaagaaactcTGAAAACGGCTGAACCGGGTGTTACTGTGGAGGATGCAGTGGTAGCTGCTAAGACAGTGCCAGAGACTAGAAAGGATGTAAGTGATGACACCACAGCAAGTGAGCTGGAGCTAACCTCAGAAGCAGTGACTGCACTGGAGACAGCAGAAGCTTCCTGTGCTGAAGAAACAATGGAAGTGTCCCTTGCCGAGGAGACAACTGAGATGGTTTCTGCTGTTTCACAGTTGTTAGAAACCCCAGATACTACAGAGGAAGCTACACCTGTTCAAGAAGTAGAGGCCACTGAACAAAATTTGAAAGACTTGGACAAGCAGACGCAAAAAGTTCTTCATGAAGTTGCTGAAAGAGTAAAATCAGATGTAGCACAGCTGGTTAGTGAAAGAGCTGTGACAGAAACTATAATTACAACAGTACAGGGACCGGAGTCGGAAGTGAAAGGCGATGCTAAAGATGAGAACGTTGTAGGCCAGGAAGCTGTTCTGCTTGAGCAGTCCTTGGAAAAAGAACACAAAGAGGatggcccccagccccagcaaagTGCAGGGACCATTCAGGGCCAAAACAGAGTTGAAGAGAGTGTTTTACCTGAAGGTTCAGAGAAAAGTGAAATACCTTCTCCGATGGAAGAAAGCACAGAAGGACGTGAAAATGTAGAGGTGAGAGATGAAAGCCAGTGTCAGGCATATGAAAAAGCAGTTGTAGAAGAccataaagaaataaatgaagtGCAGAGGACAATAGAGGAACCTTTATCACATGACAAAGAGTTTCACAGCATCAAAGCCATCACTCCCAAGGAAGAGCTGTTTGCAAAGCAGGAGCCTTCAGAACAAGAGAAACTGCCCGTAACAGAATTGACACTGGATGAGACAAGAGATAAAtgtgctccagaagtaaaaccTGCA GTTCAGGACAAGACAGAGGATGAAATCTCATCCTTGGGGCTTACAGCTGAAGAGGCTGTGCAGCTTGAAGGAGAGGGCAGAACGCTCACTGTGGGACCAGAGTGCGCAGAAGCAGTTGTCACTGTGGTCCCTGCTAAAGATGAAAAACAAGATGGCATTCCTGACTCAGAAGAGCCAGTTTGTACTAAAGGAGTTCCTAGCAGGACACCTGCCTTGAGAGAGGAAGATGCTGTGCTCAATGGAGTAAAAAGCACGGAAGTCACTGTTCCTGAGGTTCCACTGCAGAGCAAGGGAAAAACCTCTGCCCTTCCTTCAAAAACAGTTGGCTCAGAAGCAGCTGTGGACTCTGTGCCCATCCTAGAGCCACAATGCAGAGACAAAACAACTGAAACCCACTCCAAGAGTGATGAAACCAAAGGTGGCAAAGTGGAAGGAGCTGTGCTCAAATCTGAAACATGGCTGGAGAGCACTTCCACTGTTGCTGAGGCTCCTGTGCAGATTGAAGCAAACGGGACATCTGATTTAGCATCAGCATGCCCAGAGATTGTTGAAAATGGAAGTGCTGTTACTGCTGATACATATCCTAAGAAATGTGAAACACCCAGCAACTTGGCTGGAAAAGAGACTGTGGGAAAACAACAAGAACTTGTAGAAACCTTGAACTGTCAAGGCTTCCAGAAAGAGGATAAGAAAAATGAGCAGTTGATGGAAGGAGCCAAAGAAGTATTTGAAGATGGAAAACGGGAAGCTGTGAGACATGATgaatgttcagctgctgtccagCAAGAGGAAGGCTCTGACTCAGCCTCCCCACAGGCTGAAAGCTCGGGGGCTCTGAAAACAcctgtggctccagcagctgcagcaggtggAGAGCACGTCACGGCAGAAACTGCGACACACGCAGACATGGCAGCCAAAACTGTACAGCCCTTGGCAACCACACCAGAGCAAATGGCTTCTGAAGAGGTCCCAGTTTCTACTCTTGACTGTTCAGGCTATGAGACTGCAGAGCTTGGTAGTGTGGAGGCACCCAAGCCTAGAGTGACTTGTGCTTCCATGAACGGAGTGTCAGAAGAGGGAGAGAGGCCCCAGAGCACTGGGCAAGCTGAACACAATGATATTCCTTCCAGTTGCAGTCTGTCTCCCAGCCATCCAGAATTTCAGAAGCATGTTGTTCAGTCTGTGATTATAGAGTCCCAGAGTACAAAAGTTGTATTGAATGCCATCCAGTCAGCTGTTCACAAACTTGCAGAAACAGAAGAGTCAGCTGCCCTTGAGTCAGAGCAGAGCATTAACTCCATAGGGAAAAGCCCATCAGATACGATCATACCTGAACTTCTGGGAAGTATGCAGGTAGATCAACAGCTTCCAGTAAAAGAGGAAGAGATAAGAAATAAAGAACAGGAGCTCAAGCAACCAGAAATAGTGAAAACTGCTACCTTAACTGAGTCTGCAGAAATTCatgcagctgtggaaaaaacAAAGGACATGCCTTTAACTTCTGAGATGCTGCAAGATGGACaaagtcagaattcttcaacAGTTGTGACAAGCCCTGAAGACATTTCAGGGGGAAGTTTGAGACTTCAGAAACCAGCACTAGAACAAAGTACTTCAGAAGATTCAACCAAAGACACCCTAGAGATACACACACCAAAATTAAGGGAAAAAGAGGTTGGGTACATTACGGAAATCTCAGACCAACATACAGGACCGCAACCGTGCAGAGAAAGTGAAGAACAACCATATCACCCACCAGTGGAAGATGGGAAAACACAAATGTGGGAGGATGACAGTTGCCAAGAAGGAACATCTTGTGATAGACAAAGTCAGAACTCAGTGGCTCTGACGCCTTGA